TTgtgcttttccttattttttaatATGAACGTCCTAATGAAAAgtttcttttactttcttttttgCAAATCAAAACTTTACGGATTTTAGAGACAAAAATGATCCTGAACTGAAGAATATATGTAATCAGCATACTTGGTATATAACTATTTCAACAGATATGACAACAATAATTGTTTCTTAATTCTAAGAAAAaactattactccctccgtttcaatttatgtgaactcatttgactgagcacgaagtttaagaaaagatagaagacttttgatcttatggtgtaaaatgaaacacatatattttgtgtggctataaatcattctgtaaaggtaaattgtttccaaataaggaaaggagtcattctttttggcacggacgaaaaaagaaatagtttcacataaattgaaacggatggagtatATTATAACAATGTTGTTATATGTAATTGTTTCAGGAACTTGCATCATTTCTTCATtgtcatttaaattttattagatGGTGTCACAAAAGTCAAAAATTacaaaagtttaaagttaaaaaataagaaaggaaaacagTGAGACTTATTAATTATGAAAGAAGTTTGGCCAGATTCCCACTCATATCTATAATGGAAATCCATAAAATTGTCACTCTCCACAACTGTCAATATAGAGCCACATGTATGGCCATTGTTTGTTCAAATTGTAGAACGTAAACAAAGTGGACCTGTTATGGGATTTCGTTTTAAGTCTTATCATGGTGCCCACTTTGTCTGTACAATACTTTGATAGAGGTTGAGTGGGATATATAGCACTCAGTGAAGCAAAACCCGAGGCAATTAATATTCTCATAAAAAAGAAAACTATAATTCAACAATAAAAAGGAATCACGTATCAAAATGCTTAATATCATGGACTGACAAATACACCCTAAACCTTAGCAATTTATAAATTCTTTGGAAAACCTATTTGCATTTTAGGTCCCATAATGGTTACGAAATTGTGACGAAGTAACTTATCTGCAACATTTGTTCCTCTCTTAAATCTTGACAAAGAGCAATACCAACTCCATAATACACCACATTTCACTTGCTTTTACTTAAAATACTCGTCCCATGCCCTTAGTGTCACCCCATCCTTTGCTTATATAACTTCGAATATTAATAGCACCTATAGCACCTCTGTGTATGCATGCTCGTCTTCAGTTTTCGTATCAATCTAGTTTGATGTACATTTGAAATACACCATTGTTATTGTAAACTATATCCTTAGAATTAAGAACGAAAATCAAAAGATAAATTAGAATAATAATCCAGGAGAAACAAAGTGTGCTTAAGAAGCAGAGATTACTTTGAATCTAGActggaaaaaaaaggaagaataaaAAGGGTATTTTGCTATTACAAGTTAATGTGAGTAGTAAAGCGGTAAGCAAGAGGGGTTGCTATGATGGTaaacaacctccacttccaaccaagaggttgtgagttcgagtctccccaagagcaaggtgggaaatTCTTGGAGGGAAGCATGCAACCTCGTTGTTGTAATTTAATGTGAGTAGTAGTAAATCTTGGTCTCGAGTTGTGAAAAGATGACCAAAGCGATTAATATGCTTGTCTTTGGTAGGAAGTAAATATGTGAGAAATCATCTAGCCTGGACTTCATGATCGCAAGTTATATATGTACTTTTTTGCAGCTGAAGATATTGAAGCTGGCACAAGAAAGATGAAGATTCAAGCAGAACCTACCTTACCGATATACCTCAAGGTGAACCTAAGCTCAAAATGCAGGCAGTCAAAAAAACTCAAAAAAGCTTTCTGAATTTTTGTTTTATCTAGCAAAGCATGTATAACGGTGTGTCAAACCCCCATCTTCATTTCCCTGAATGCATACGGATTGATCGGATACTATGTATTTGGACAGGCAAGGATGGAGGTTTATGTTGAGATCAACGCGACCCTTTGAACATGGAAAATATTTGATGTCAGGTTCAGTCTTGTACAGAATCTCATTTCATGTGGTATTTTTGTACAAGACTTCCCCTTTTAGGAGTAACAAACAACAACACTATAGAAGCTTAAAAGTGTTCACAAAATGCACGTAAACACAGAAACTAGTTTACAGAACCAGCACCTGGGATCGAGTTGACCTAACCTAGCACTCAGTTGCTGAGGATTCACAAATATTCGACGGCGTCAGCTTTAGTaggaagaaaaatagaagaaaatcctGACCATAAAAGATGTAGACTAGAAGCATACTCTGTACATCTTTTTTGGAAGTTAAATTGAGCTGCATAAACCTATTCTCAAGTTAAAAAGATGGATCTCAGATTATTCCTTTTTTATTCCTTTCACAAACTCTGCAGTTTACTGAGGTATGCTACAAGGTGGTTATTAAAGGAGTAACATCAACAAGAGAGAAGGAAATTTTGACCGGAATCAGTGGTTCTGTTGATCCAGGAGAAGTTTTGGCCATGATGGGGCCGTCTGGAAGTGGAAAGACTACACTCCTCAGCCTGCTTGGAGGAAGAATAAAAGAGCCAACAGGAGGCTCAATCACCTACAATGAACAACCATACTCAAAGCTTCTAAAGAGCAGGTAACACTCCAGAATTCACCAAGTGGTATACAGTAGAAAATCTTGAGAACACAATACCAATGCCATATTTTTTCATGATAATTCCAATCTCATATTATAACAAAGGCTCATGTAGTATAACAGAAGCtaataatttttaataaaaagcATTATGGGATGCTACTGCTGGAAATTATAATGCACCTCATGTTTAAATTAGTTGCCAGAGTAATTTGAAAAAGATTAGTTGCCAGAGTAGAAGCACAGGAACGAGTTCCGAAAGAGATTTTGATCATCCCATCTGTGATTTAAGAAGCAAAAACAAGAGCTGTACTAACAAATATGCACAGGAAACACACTTTAAACGGACTGGCATCTAAGTTCGAGCTAAATGAATTTGATTGCATCATAGATTAAAGTCAGATATCAAAGTATCGGTCTATGCAAATAAAAACATAAGCAGAGTTCAAGGAAAAAAACCTTACACAGAATCTAACATGGATGTGAAACTTTGGCAGGATAGGATTCGTGACTCAAGATGACATACTATTTCCTCACTTGACAGTGAGAGAAACACTAACATATGCAGCTCGCCTACGACTGCCAAAGACTTTGACAAAGgaggagaaagaaaaaagagCCATAGATGTGATATACGAGTTGGGACTAGAGAGGTAATTGTTTCTCTACTTGACTAGTTCTCTAATTTCATGACATGCAGGGAATCATTAAGCCTGAGGTCATTACTAAGGCCACTTTCAGTCATCTAACAAATGAATAGATGGTCATACTTTAATAAAGCGCGTATTTAACAACAAATAACCTTAGATTGATAAACAACAAGATGCACAATTTCTTTACTGAAAGCTAATGAGGAATGTGATGTTTACAGATGCCAAGATACCATGATTGGTGGCTCCTTTGTTCGTGGAGTTTCAGGGGGAGAAAGAAAGCGTGTTTGTATCGGAAATGAGATCATAATTAATCCATCCCTACTATTCCTTGATGAACCCACATCGGGTTTGGACTCTACAACAGCATTAAGGATGGTTGAGATATTACACGATATAGCAGAGGTAACATTTCTCTCTGTTTTATCCAAGACCATCTAACTTCATCATAGAGGGAGTATATGTTTTCCTGTTAAAAGGTATCCAAGCTAATCCTTTTGAGGCACTTTGCACCTAATTTTGTCTCAATCCTGTGACAGACTGGAAAGACAGTGATCACAACAATCCATCAACCATCCAGCAGACTTTTCCACAAGTTTGATAAGTTGATTCTTCTTGGCAAAGGGAGCTTACTTTATTTTGGGAAGGCATCTGAAGCAATGGTCTATTTTTCAGCTATAGGCTGTTCGCCTCTGATTTCAATGAATCCAGCAGAGTTCCTGTTAGACCTTGCAAATGGAAACCTTAATGACGTTTCTGTTCCATCAGAGTTGGAGGACAGAGTGCAGATCGGGAATTCAGATAGAGAAACAGGAAACGGAAAGCCAACACCAATAGTTGTGCATGAGGTGAGTAAAATCTGCATTTCTTACTCAAAAAACTTAAAAAGACCTCAAGCAATCACTTGGCATGAATTTAATGTTTTttatttcccttctttttttgtttgtatGAATCCTGCTTTTCATATGTCtataatttattaatttctcATTTTCCCTGAACAGTATCTTGTGGAAGCCTACGAGACACAAGTGGCTGAGAGTGAAAAAAAGAAACTTATGGCCCCCATGATGATAGATGAAGAGTTGAAGTCTAAAgtcttttctataaatagagagtGGGGAGCAAGCTGGTGTGAACAATACTCCATATTATTTCGGAGAGGACTTAAAGAACGGCGGTATGATTATTTTAGCTGGTTGAGAATCACTCAAGTAATTGCAACTGCACTTATCTTGGGTATGCTCTGGTGGCAGTCTGGTGGTGATAGTCCTAAACAAATGCGAGAACAGGTATGAGGCTCTACTCTTGTATGCACAAGATGATCAAAGGATTTGACATTAGGTTCCTAAATGAAAGCTAATATCTAAGACTACAGAGATTGTATCATTCATCCCATGTCAAAAACTAATAGGAGAGAATAGGATTATCCAAGAACCTCAATTAGAAACTCTATTCGCATCTATGCCAAGACACACTTATATGAATAGAGAATCTCATGTTGAATCAAAATAGAAGTCCTAAAGAAGCAAACGGAAGCATTTACGAAACCTTTCTAATAACTAGGAGCATAATAATGAAATGTGAAATTCATTGCAGTCGGGGTTGCTGTTCTTCATTGCTGTGTTCTGGGGGTTTTTTCCAGTTTTCACAGCAATCTTCACATTTCCACAAGAAAGGGCAATGCTGAACAAGGAACGATCTGCTGACATGTACAGATTAAGCGCATATTTTTTGGCTAGAACCACCAGTGATATTCCACTGGATCTTATACTGCCAGTGCTCTTCCTTTTAGTGGTATATTTCATGGCAGGATTGAAACATGAAGCTGATGCCTTCTTCCTAACTGTGCTTACAACTTTCCTCTGCATTGTAGCAGCTCAGGTACTCCATtttttacttcttctttttttcatgtaTAAACTGACCGTTTCCCTACCTTGGTAATTTGAATAATCCTTACGTCATTGTTGGCAGGGATTAGGACTAGCAATAGGGGCTACACTAATGGATTTAAAGAAGGCAACCACTTTGGCCTCTGTTACTGTAATGACCTTTATGTTAGCTGGTGGATATTTTGTAAAGGTAAGGATGCACTATCCTCTCACATCGAAACCTTAGAAGCTGTAGTTCTGATATAGGGTTTGAATTCTGCAGAAAGTACCAGTATTTATATCATGGTTGCGGTACCTATCCTATAACTATCAGACGTACAAACTCCTTCTAAAGGTTCAATATAAGGAGAAAAATGACTGGGTGGACGGAATTAAAGTAGGAAGCGGTGTAAAGGAAGTATGTATACTACTAGCTATGGTTTTTGGCTACCGGCTCCTAGCATACATCTCTTTGCGGAGAATGAAGCTTCACTCAGGTGCTTAGATGATGCAAATGATGGTTCATTTCAAACTAAAGAACTAGTCTATGCAGCTTCCACTGATTATAGAGGTACCTGATTCTGATATAAGTTGCAGCACAAGGAAAGAAGATTTGGCTGCAGTGCCTGATTAAGTTTTAATTTTTCGTTTTTCTGTTTACCTCTACGCATAGTTGTAAATTTTTAAATCTACTAGAAACTAGAAACAGAAATGAACTGTATGTAGAATATTCCCACAGATGCTGAGATGGAGATCATATTCATGTTACTCCTTTAAAATTTTGGTTCCATTGTACCTTTCATGTTTGCAGCAGTTTCCAAAGTAAAAACTGAGACACAAAAGTTCACTTTTAAAAAGCCAAAGATTACCTTTGCATGTCTGTGCATGTCAAACCTGAATTAGTTGCACATTCAGAAGGCCCCAGAGCTCAGGAACATGTACTATGGGAAAAATCAATGGTGatgattaaaaaaagaaaaaactacagTGGGTATAAAGCCCAAAAAGAAGTCTAACTAGAAAAAGACTCCCTCTATTACTTTGAGAAAAAATTACTTGGAGATTTGGTAGGGCTGAGAAATTAATAGCCCCTTCCTTCCAACTTAGGACCAGGAAACATGTAATAAGCAAGAGTTTATATTCTACTGTATGTTAGCATTTTGGCTCCAAAAGTTGAGATAAAGTTTATGTTTTGGTGGATTTAAACTTATTAAGAACAAAGGGGATCTGATATTAACTTCTCTGTCATGCCAGGGAAGGGGACCGCTGGAGCAACAATAAAATTATTTCCGCGGGACCTATAGATCACGGGTTCGACCCTTCCCCGGATCCTGGGTAAATGCGGAATAATTCGTGCACCGGGGTACCCTTTTCTTGTCATGCCAGTGATAAAGATTGATCTTTAAGGGGGGAGAGTTTTGTTTTTTAGAGTGTAGACACACCTTTGGCGAAAACCATGAACTGTTGAATAGATAGTATGATATAATTTATGCTTAAAAAATATTATGCTCAAAACATAAGGAAAAGAATTAATCATCAGTTAGAAAAGTGAGGGTGCCCACTACCCATATTAGAGGTGATAAATGTGGAAAACCAAAAGCAAAGTATCAAAACTTCTTTTCGTGAAGAAATAAAAGACATTGCTAAGAGTCTTTGTAAATCCCTATTAGAATAACAATTGCATGATATGTATGTTAAGGTTAAGATTGTGCATTTATACCATATGTGAGTCATATTCATGAACTGCTTTTAGCAACAGTGTGTTGAGGTGCTTCTGTAATGATGTTCTAATAAGTCAATACAGGAAATAGTAAATTAGCGTTAAAGTATAGGTTCAAAACCAACAAATCTCCGAGTATAATCGCAACAATCACTTAATTTAATAACAATAGCAATTAAACTCACTACAAAATAGACAGATAACAAGGGCATTCCACCGAAACACTAACAGGTTTCAGTCGAAAAACATCTAATGAAGAGCAATTATATCTTGATGGTAGACATAAAAAAGAAGCTTGCTAACTAAAACTGAATTCCTTCCATAACCTAATACCTTAACTAGTTCGTGTTTCGCTGAAAAGAGCTAAAAGTCTCGTGTGGTAAAATCTGGCACCAACTGATGCTTTGCTAACAATTAATAAGCGCTAATTACCATGAAGTTTCTTGAAGAAGCCGGTGACTCGCCTGTCAAGATATACTATGTTTCTTTTTATCTGAAAGTGTAGATATCATGCCAACAAAGTTGCCCACGAAGAACACTGTCCAGTACCCTATGATAAAAGGAGGAAACTCAAGTCACACATTCCGTATTTCAGTTACTAGATCTGACATGAATACAAACATTGTAGGTACCTATTAtgccacatatatatatatatatatatatatatatatatatatatatatatatatatatatatatatatatatatatatatatatgaggcaCATTAATAGGGGCTGAAGACAAATTTGCATACATGACCAATTAGTCACCAAACAGTGATTTGATGGTTACGAGTATCACTGCTTTTAATATAAACCGACATAGTGAAGAGATTGAAGTTGGATGTAAATTTAGTCAGTTCGGTCCATTTTGAATTAATTCAatccaattttaaaaaaaaattatgcatAAATGAGTATGTGATCACAAAATCGAATAAGTTCTGTCCAATTCGGTTCCAGTTCTGTCTAATTCTCTGGATTCAAATTCGATTAATGTGATTAAAAattttaaagtaaaaataaaattttaaattaggAAATACACTTCAATATACAATTAATATTATGTCCTTGATGCATCACTCgaaatttttctaaaattaataaaataatagtagaTGGATAAAAAGAGAAATAATTAAAATCACACTCAAAAAAATTTGAAGatctagaaaaagaaaaaggaaacaaacatacaatttaaataaataataaaaaatgggatTGTACAAAAAGAGTGAATACCAAAggtgaagaaattaaaagaatttAAGAGAAGGAgcataaagaaaacaaaagaaaggctAGGGAAAAAGAGcataaagaaaagaaaggctaGGAAAAAAATAACAAGAGACAATTAAAGTACCGCCAGAGAGTCTCGATCCAGTGTCTTGTCAATGGTGTTTCAGTGATTCAACCGTGGCACCTGCAATAATTGTGTCTTATGGGGTGTCACCCGTTAGATATCTTTTATACTTTGAGAAAAATACTAGTACATATATAAGATTTTACCCGAGCGATTGGGTGGGTACCACCCTTAATCCCCTAAATAGATCCGCCCCTGAAACCactaatttgaattttaaatctCTGACAGCGCCAATGGTATCATGACATTGAACACTGAAAATAGAAGGTTCTGTGTAGGAATTTACATAAATCAGCAGCAACACGATAAGCCCACATTACTCCTGAAATTCAAGGGAAAGAAACCGCTTCCACAACACGTGCGGtcactaatcatgtcaaatatttaagttatttggattgtatgtaaataatcttaaaatttacactttctcagtaaagatagataatcattggatattaactacatgaaaaaaattaaccatttcttctatttttcttttttgataataTTCTTGTTGGtatcattggatcctaaaaatagttaggaagcaaaataataactcatatttatggcaaaacaatcaaatgttgacACAATGAAggactctttggataagacttaactcttttactactatttgaactcttatttggtgtgttgatatctcttaaaaaatatttctttcttaaaatttcagtttctaaaacattatttttcaaataattacttttataataatgtaattgaaaatattattcttaattcaaaactcattttagttggctatctaaaaatataaaaaattctctAGCTAGTGAATTTCTTTTACTCCATTTTTGATATTTgatattaaccatgttaaatatctgagttatttgaattatatgtaaatatctttaacatttaaaccttctaaataattgtAGATAATCGTTAGATATTAATTGAGAAACACTAC
This genomic stretch from Nicotiana sylvestris chromosome 9, ASM39365v2, whole genome shotgun sequence harbors:
- the LOC104243313 gene encoding ABC transporter G family member 22-like isoform X1 produces the protein MMDKPSTTSLLRTKSDQLVEAISAAMGGTKSSPISEAVGGPETLSRKSSRRLATASPGRSSSSIGKNTHIRKSRSAQLKFDLDEVSSGAALSRASSASLGLSFSFTGFTVPPDEIADLKPFSDDDIPEDIEAGTRKMKIQAEPTLPIYLKFTEVCYKVVIKGVTSTREKEILTGISGSVDPGEVLAMMGPSGSGKTTLLSLLGGRIKEPTGGSITYNEQPYSKLLKSRIGFVTQDDILFPHLTVRETLTYAARLRLPKTLTKEEKEKRAIDVIYELGLERCQDTMIGGSFVRGVSGGERKRVCIGNEIIINPSLLFLDEPTSGLDSTTALRMVEILHDIAETGKTVITTIHQPSSRLFHKFDKLILLGKGSLLYFGKASEAMVYFSAIGCSPLISMNPAEFLLDLANGNLNDVSVPSELEDRVQIGNSDRETGNGKPTPIVVHEYLVEAYETQVAESEKKKLMAPMMIDEELKSKVFSINREWGASWCEQYSILFRRGLKERRYDYFSWLRITQVIATALILGMLWWQSGGDSPKQMREQSGLLFFIAVFWGFFPVFTAIFTFPQERAMLNKERSADMYRLSAYFLARTTSDIPLDLILPVLFLLVVYFMAGLKHEADAFFLTVLTTFLCIVAAQGLGLAIGATLMDLKKATTLASVTVMTFMLAGGYFVKKVPVFISWLRYLSYNYQTYKLLLKVQYKEKNDWVDGIKVGSGVKEVCILLAMVFGYRLLAYISLRRMKLHSGA
- the LOC104243313 gene encoding ABC transporter G family member 22-like isoform X2 — encoded protein: MKIQAEPTLPIYLKFTEVCYKVVIKGVTSTREKEILTGISGSVDPGEVLAMMGPSGSGKTTLLSLLGGRIKEPTGGSITYNEQPYSKLLKSRIGFVTQDDILFPHLTVRETLTYAARLRLPKTLTKEEKEKRAIDVIYELGLERCQDTMIGGSFVRGVSGGERKRVCIGNEIIINPSLLFLDEPTSGLDSTTALRMVEILHDIAETGKTVITTIHQPSSRLFHKFDKLILLGKGSLLYFGKASEAMVYFSAIGCSPLISMNPAEFLLDLANGNLNDVSVPSELEDRVQIGNSDRETGNGKPTPIVVHEYLVEAYETQVAESEKKKLMAPMMIDEELKSKVFSINREWGASWCEQYSILFRRGLKERRYDYFSWLRITQVIATALILGMLWWQSGGDSPKQMREQSGLLFFIAVFWGFFPVFTAIFTFPQERAMLNKERSADMYRLSAYFLARTTSDIPLDLILPVLFLLVVYFMAGLKHEADAFFLTVLTTFLCIVAAQGLGLAIGATLMDLKKATTLASVTVMTFMLAGGYFVKKVPVFISWLRYLSYNYQTYKLLLKVQYKEKNDWVDGIKVGSGVKEVCILLAMVFGYRLLAYISLRRMKLHSGA